GCTATCCATTTCAATCCTACTTCTTTAAATATAGAAAGCGCCCTTTCGTTTACCGATCCCTCGGCAGGCCAGAAGCCCGAGGGCTCGCGGCCGAAAAAGGATTTATACAGTTCTATGGCTTTAGTTACGTGTTCGGCTGCGTCATCCGGATAATTGAAGCCATATGTTCCGTCGCCGCCGCATAATAACGGCAGGATAGGGTGATAGAAAGGCGTGGTGGACACTTCCACCTTCCCCTGATCTTGCAGCCTCTTATAAGACGGGATCACCTTTGCTATAATGCTCTCCTGCTTGAGTATAAGCGCCCTTTTATCTCTTTCCGTAAAATTCGCGCCTTTTTTCTTGAGATTTTTGACCAGCCTGTCCTCTTCCGAGAGGGCGAATCCGCACCAGGCAAGATTATACAGAACCTGTAAATCCCTGTAATCCTGCGCCTTAAAAGAATCCACCATTTTAGAGGCCATATCCTTTGAAGTATGGCGCCCTCTTTTGTCTAAAAGCTCCGTGTACCTTTTTGACTTTAAAACGTGGTTTTCCCAATTGATCATAAAGAAATTTGAAAGGATGTATTCTTTGTCCTGCTTGGTAAGTTTATCAGCGGGTCTCAGAGACAATTCTCTGTGCTTGTCTTTTACGTGTCTCTCGGAAAGGTCTTTTAGCTGGTAAAGAAGGGACGGCGTAAGATTTACCACAGCCTTGGCTTTGGGATTGGACTCTATCGCCCGCATCATATTCCAATAGCCCTTAGTGGCATGCAGCCTTACCCACGGCAGATAATAATGGCTCGTGAGATAATCCTTATAAAGCGGCTGATGCATATGCCATAGGAAAACAACATACAGCGTCTTCATCGGCCTATCCGTTTTTTAATCTACTTTTAATTCCCGCATGAATTTTGCCGCGTCTTCCGGAGGGGTGGGGTTGATATAAAACCCGGAGCCCCATTCAAATCCTGCCGTCTTGACTAAGCGCGGAAAAAGTTCTATATGCCAATGGTAATCCTCTTCTATGGTATGCCAGTATCCGCGCCGCGGGAATCTGTTGGGCGCCGTATGTATAAGATAGTTGTACTCCGGGTCGTCAAGCGCCTTCCCCAATTTCTGAAGCGTGATCTTCATCACGTCTGCCAGAGAAGGGACCTTATTTATGACTTTCTGGTCATAAAAATCTATGCAGTGTTCTTTGGGTAGTATCCATATTTCAAAGGGAAAGCGCGACGCATAAGGGCAGAATGCGATAAACGCGTCGTTTTCGTACACTATTCTTTCTCCTATTTCCGTCTCTTCTTTTATCAAATCGCAAAATACGCACCTTTCCTTAAGCTTGAAGTAAGCTTCAGCGCCCATCAACTCTTCTTTTACGCGCTTAATCGTGACCGGGGTAGCTATAAGCTGATGATGCGGATGAGAAAGCGAGGCACCCGCCGCTACGGAACCTTTATTTTTAAAGACGAGTATATACCTAAGCCTCTTATCATTATGCAGGTCTTTTACCCGTGACTGCAGCACGACGATCCAGTTCTTTATCTCTTCTATGCTCTGATCCTTTGCCTCTCTCCTGTGATCGGTGGTCTCTATAACGACTTCATGGGCGCCGAAACCCGCCATCATATCAAACATGCCCCGTCCCGATTTTTGAAGCGTCACATCTATGCCCAACGCCGGATATTTATTGGGCACTACCCTTACTTTCCACCCCGGCTTATTGGGCTGGGAACCGTACTCGCGTAAAGCGTATATCTCCGGCGGGGTCATATCTTCGTGGCCTACGCAAAAAGGGCATGTAGCCGGGTCTGTTTCGGTAGCGGCTTTTTCTATTTTATAGCTTCCGGGGCGCTTGGCGCGCTCGGTAGCTATTATTACCCACCTGCCTAAAATCGGATCTTTTCTCAATTCTGCCATGGTTCTCTCCTTAAATAATCGTTCCCGGCGCTATTACTGAGTTCTTTTCTATAACAACGATGCCGTCCCTTATGCAGTAATTTTCGCCGTCAAACGTTTTGATCTTCTTCTGGTTCAAGATTTTTGTGCCGTCGCCTATAGCGACATTCTTATCTATGATAGCATTCTTTATAACGCAGTTTTTCCCTATGCCTAAAGATGGCATATTCTTTGACTGCTTTATCTTTACATCATCCAATGTTTCGTAGTAATCACACCCCATGATAATGGAATCTTCTATCAGAGAATTCTCCTCTATCCGGCTTCTAAGGCCTATTATAGAATGTTTTATCGTCGTATTTGAAAGTATTATCGCGCCCTCCGCCACTATACTTTTGACCATATGCGAATCGTTCACTTTTGACGGCGGAAGATATCGTGGCCGTGAAAATATGAGCCAATGCTCGTCAAACATATCAAGCGGGGGAAGATCCTCAGTAAGCGCGAGTGACTCATCATAATATGACTTTATGGTCCCTATATCCTTCCAGTAACCTTTGAATAAAAATGCGTATGTCCTTTTATTAGAAAAGGAACTCGGTATTATCTCTCTTCCGAAATCCTCCGCTTTTGGGCTGCTCCTCAATATATCTACGAGGGCATCTTTATTAAAAAGGTATATGCCCATAGAGCCAAGAAAAAACTCTTTGCCGCGTGCTCCCACCATCATATCCCTGATACCGTCTGCATTGTGCGGCTTCTCCACAAATTTATTGATCCTGTCATTATCGTCTGTACCCATTATGCCCAGCTCATCCACATCTTTGGCGTCGACGGCATTACACGCTATCGTGATCTGGGCGTCCTTTTCTATGTGGAAACGGAGCATCGTCCTGAAGTCCATCTTGTACATGTGGTCGCCGGCCAAAATAAGGACATACTTATATGCGGGGTCATTGAAGTGCTTAAGGCATCTTCTCACGGCATCGGCTGTCCCCTGAAACCAATTGGTATCATCCATAGACTGCTCTGCAGCCATTATGTCTACAAAACCCTTTGAAAACGGATCAAGTTTGTAGGTACGCGATATATGCTTATTAAGCGATTCGGAGTTGAATTGTGTGAGGATGTATATCTTATTGAACCCGGAGTTGAGGCAGTTACTTACCGGGATATCGATCAATCTGTACCTGCCGAAGATCGGGACGGCGGGTTTTGACCTGACTTTTGTAAGAGGGTATAACCGCGTGCCACGGCCTCCTCCCATTACAACGCATAATAAACTCTTCATAAAACCATCCCTTAATAGATGAATAGATATACTGTTTATCGGATAATATAGGTAATATTATATCCTTGGCAGGCAAAAGTCAATGAAATAACATAGTATAAGAAAAGCGAAACATGCGCAAACAAATATATCGCCGTAAGATGTATAAAAACTGCGATTTTTTTCCACTTTGATGTTAAAGGTCTTTGATCCTTCTTTATAGATATT
The sequence above is drawn from the Candidatus Omnitrophota bacterium genome and encodes:
- a CDS encoding glucose-1-phosphate adenylyltransferase, whose product is MKSLLCVVMGGGRGTRLYPLTKVRSKPAVPIFGRYRLIDIPVSNCLNSGFNKIYILTQFNSESLNKHISRTYKLDPFSKGFVDIMAAEQSMDDTNWFQGTADAVRRCLKHFNDPAYKYVLILAGDHMYKMDFRTMLRFHIEKDAQITIACNAVDAKDVDELGIMGTDDNDRINKFVEKPHNADGIRDMMVGARGKEFFLGSMGIYLFNKDALVDILRSSPKAEDFGREIIPSSFSNKRTYAFLFKGYWKDIGTIKSYYDESLALTEDLPPLDMFDEHWLIFSRPRYLPPSKVNDSHMVKSIVAEGAIILSNTTIKHSIIGLRSRIEENSLIEDSIIMGCDYYETLDDVKIKQSKNMPSLGIGKNCVIKNAIIDKNVAIGDGTKILNQKKIKTFDGENYCIRDGIVVIEKNSVIAPGTII
- the galT gene encoding galactose-1-phosphate uridylyltransferase — its product is MAELRKDPILGRWVIIATERAKRPGSYKIEKAATETDPATCPFCVGHEDMTPPEIYALREYGSQPNKPGWKVRVVPNKYPALGIDVTLQKSGRGMFDMMAGFGAHEVVIETTDHRREAKDQSIEEIKNWIVVLQSRVKDLHNDKRLRYILVFKNKGSVAAGASLSHPHHQLIATPVTIKRVKEELMGAEAYFKLKERCVFCDLIKEETEIGERIVYENDAFIAFCPYASRFPFEIWILPKEHCIDFYDQKVINKVPSLADVMKITLQKLGKALDDPEYNYLIHTAPNRFPRRGYWHTIEEDYHWHIELFPRLVKTAGFEWGSGFYINPTPPEDAAKFMRELKVD